The DNA segment TGTACTCGTTCCGAAATAATTGCATACAATTTGcataccaaacaaaacaaatacttTCCTTTTGTTGCAGtgtattcttttttgtattgttatcATATAAAGGATTACAACTGAGAGCTTTTAATGTCTAACAGATTAATAATTGTTAATGCTTCCATACTCCTGCTATCATTAAGGCAATTCTTCTATGtcaaaaagtgtaaaaaagaACTCTCTTATATAGTACGTGATAATAattctgtttaaaaaaagcagCCTGGCCTTCTTTCCATCGATACCACCAAAAGAACGAAGCAAAGTTAATATAGAAACATCAATTAGTAAACATAACTCAGGACAAAgactaaaaataataatatatgaGATGCTAGGTACATCCATCCTCTTATTTTCCGGCCGGCCTAAATGGATCGAACCTTCTTTTACTGCTGCTGGTCTCGGTGTTTCATCTGCAGCTCAAATCGTCGATTCGTGCGTACACCTTTCAAAATCTTCAATTGTTTTGAGCGCAGTTGCTCAACCGGATGTCCTCCGACAGCGCTTGTGATCGCCGCTCCCGAGGCCCCAGCCGAAGCGGCACTTGTATCAGGTGCAATATGTTTCGGTTTAAATGTTGCCTGGAATTGCTTCAATCGGTTAGCCATCTTATCCGCATCACTTCGGATGGGCTTCTTGGCGGTGGTACTGGTTGCCGTTGTCGTGGACGGCACATGACGATCAGCCGCACTAGGTGCCTTTACTGCGGTTGACGTTGAGGGTGCTCCCTTGATACCTGACACGAACAGCCCTGCCGAGGGTACTGGTATGCCCCCACCACCAGCTGATTTGAAAAGGAAAGGTTTCGTCGTGGATGAtgatgcttcttttttgcccGATAATGGTGCTATAAGAAAGAGACATAACGGTAAAATTAAATCTGCCTAATGTCCATTTTTATCATCCTACGTGCCCCGCCGCCCTCACTTACCTTCAGCTGTGCTGGAATCATTTGTAGCGGCAACGGGTCGGGCAGGAATCTTTGTTGCCGGACTGGCCGATGCGAGTATATGTTTAGCTCGGGTCTCTTTGCGCTTCATGAAATCTGCGATCGACTCCATGCGATTGAAATGGTTTGCGtgaatgtttttaaagttcGGCAACTTGCTGATCTTGTTGTTTCGCTTCAGATCGGATGATTTATGCTCAGACAGTGAGCGCTTTCGTGGCTTGCGCAACTTTTCCCCGATGCTTGTGCCATGACTGCTCTCATTTCCTTCTGCTcgttcttgctgctgctggccctgCAAGCTTTTCTGTACCAATCGTTCGTCGATCGTTTCGACCAGCACGGTGCTGTTTGCCGGACTATGAAATGTAACATTTCTTTTCATTGTAGTATCGACTGCACTGGTGGATAGTGATCGTTTACGACCCGCTCGCTGCAGCTCCTCGTGTGTTTCGTGGGCTTCTTCATCTAACGATACCACGAGTTTGGGCGTACTTGTCACACTGCCACCTTTTTCGCTCCGCAGAAGTTCAGTGTTCTTCTCGTTGCAAaatgccgccaccgccggacTGTCcataatttcaataatttccgGTGGCTTATCCGGTGAGCATTTGTCCGCTGATGCCTGTACAGCTGATATAGATTCTGGCGTACGTggcgtagcagcagcagttgctgctgcagcaacagcaaccaccgGGCGAGGAGTGTCGGCCGTTATATCAATGACAGGAACACCGGAAGACGACGACACCTGGTTCGGTTTCACGGGTGAAAacgtttcattcatttcattgacGGCAGGCATGGTTACTGTCGATGGATTCGACGAATGGTCAGTAGATTCTTCCAACATCGACGCATAGCTAGCCTCATGCGTCGGGGATGGGCTTTTGATGCACTCAGCGATATTGTTCACCTGATCCTCCAAATATTCGATTCCTCCAAATGAGGTATTCGCTAGCATCTCATCATCTTCCGGTGTCGCAACCTTTGATATGACATTTGCTGTGGGAACACCTTCGGACACTCGCTCTGACCCAGGCTCCTCAACGACAGCATTTGGAGCCGACTCATCAACATTATTCTCGGGGACGGTTTTGCAATCGTTTGTAGTGTTCATTTCATTATCTGTTGCGGAATTTGTTATGCTCTCCAGTGTTTTTTCAACTGTAGaagtttctttgttttgctgctctaGCGAGGTTTCAATCAATGCCGCACCTTCACCTTCAACGTGCTGTTTGATCGTTGATTCTGATCTGTAATAAGATGATACATTTAGATAATACATTAATTTGGTACTTCAAAAGTAGAATAGAATGGACTCGCTCCTATTAGACAAAATCGTTTATTTGTTGCCAtaaatattattatcattaaatCTCTACATTATTGCTAGTACCATCGAGATCTGTGCTAGTGGCGGCTTCATGCCATGGTTAAAACATTAATACATTAATCACTTAATTAGTAAGAataatattgtaaaaaaataatattgcaatgttttacattaaacattaaaatttcCAATCAAAAGCAATATTTAAGAAAATAGTTATAATTATACAGTTTACAATCAGTAACTACAATTACTATTTCATAATCAGCAACTGAGTATGTAATCAAGTGaaataatatataaatttaaaatattcttcttctttatggACCATTACAGGCTTGCTAAAGTTATTCACGTCACTGTCCGAAAGCAATcattaaaaatgtaatgtaTAAATTGACTTAAAACAAAGAACTCCATTTAGCAACATCGTAGTAAACTGCCCTTAAGATAGCTGCAGACCAAACTTACCGTTCTGCTTCTGAGATGACATTATCTATTTTATCAGAACTCAATATGTCGCCTGTTTCGCCCGATGCTTCACCGTCCGGTCTATTGGGTTGTTCGTCTGAGATTACAGGTGCTGTGTCAGTTTGCTGGGAGGAGGGTGATTCATTTGTCTCTACGGGCGCTATCGACTCAACATTGTGTTCCGGTTTCTCTTCTTGTGCATTAATTTCATCCTCCTGTTTCTTTGAATCCATTCCCACTTCAACAATGTCTGCCCTTGAAACACTATCCCCATCCTTGAAGCAATCTTCCTGCTCTTTACCCTTCCCAATCTGCTGTTGTTCTTCATCGACCGGTGCTGGAGGTGTTTCATACTCCGTTTCTAATTTAGTAGCAGTGTCTATGCCCGATTCAAGAGTTTCTTTCGTTACTACATTCGGTTCTTCTGCTTGCTTCGTTCCTACGTAAACATTAGTTTCCTCAGCAGATACCCCTTCAACAGATACACTATCACCCCCAGCTTCGCCCTTTACTGCAGAATCCCCAGCAATTTCCATTTGTAAAGAAACACTTCCCTCCGCAGCTATTTCCTGTTCGACAGAGGGTGTCGCTTGTTCAGTTTCTCCCTCTTCTGGTGTCAATACAGGAAGCTTCCCTTGAGCGGACGGAACGGCAACCTTCGATTTGCGCCCAGAGGATGGTACATCATCTGTATCGAAAAACTTTTTCGGTATTATTTTCCGACCAGAtcgactgctgctgccatcCTCCACTGTTTTGTCGCGTTTTGGTGTTACGCTTTCGGTAGCCTTGGCATCGCCTTTTAATTTTGCACTTTCTACCAACGGCATTTCCTTTGCTGTCGTAGGTTTACCAAAACCAATAGAAGTACGGAGGATGACCGGTTCCGTGCCGATCTGGACACAATCCGTTTGGTCGCttgaatgatgatgatcatccACACCTCGTCTGGttataaaatcatttttcttccgctCCTTAACCTGTTGTGGGTCAATTTCCACGGGAAGGGTGGAGGCTTTTTTCGCGATTTTTGCTGACAACGGTACGCTCTTGGATGGTGTGCCAGTGGCATTAGTTTTAGCGGTTTCACTTGCATGTTTCTGTACGGTACCGTCTACGCCGCTAGTTTCATCCATTTTTTCATCGATTAATGTAGGGGAAGAGGAGCCTGTGATGTGGACAAAGGAGTCACTATCCCCATCTTCAAATCCAAACATTTTCTTCGGTTTGATTTTTCTTCCGGATCGTGAAACCGTCCCATCGGGGGTATTTTCGATTTGGACTGATTCTGCAACACTGTCCAATCCGCTGCTTTGCTTTGGTGTTTCCACCTTGGCAGAGGCACTACCcgtgttcttcttttttgttggcgACAAAATCGTCTCGATGGATGCTTCGTCAGTGCTATCaacctttcttttccttctactATCGTTCAAAGCTTTACCATCCGACACAGTCGGTTCCATTGTCATTTCAAACCCAAACACTCTTTTTGGCTTAATTTTTCGACCCGAACGTGACATAGACTCTTCGGATGCGAGAGATGGGTCCTTTTGAATGACGGAATCAGGTTTATGTGATGCACTGCACGTCGAATCCGTATCCGAAATCTGTTCTTCAGATAGTAGTTTCTCCTTTTTGTCCAATCTACGGCCGGGAGTTTTTGTGACACGTTTTGATACGTTCACCTCTGACAAATCATTTTCAGTGTCCACAACAGCATCCATCTTACGACGGCCTGGTGTTTTAGGGGCCACTTGCTCCACAATGGCACTTTCAGCATGCAGCACATTTACGACCGATTTTCCAACCCTGCGCCCCGGTGTTTTCGGTACCACTAGCTCCAAAGTAGGACTTTCCTCACGCGATAGTTTTGCTGCTACATTTATCGTGGATCTACCAGCACGCCGTCCGGGAGTTGGTGCAGCTTTTATGTTATCTTTTGCATCCGTTTCCGACCCGCTCTTCCCATCTTTGTCAACTGCTACCGCCTTGGGACGGCCCAAACGGCCAGGAGTTTTTGGCGGAATTGGTTCGGCAGTCGGTGGACTGTCAGTGCGTAATGTTTTTACAGCGGAACCACCCATCAAAGATTTGGCTGCTCGTTTCCCTGGAGTCTTCGGGAGCGATTGCAGCTCCGGCACAGGGCTTTCCGGTCGTAAAGCATCGGCCGCCTCATCGCCAAATAAAGCGGTTGCAGCTTTGCGTCGGGGAGTCCTAGCCGCCAACGCTACACTCTTCTTTTCTGCTTCCGGCTCGTCCGGCACTACGGATTTGGCGCGCCGTCCCGGTGTCTTCCGCTGCTTTGCTTCGTCTTCACCAGCGTTGGTGCTGACTGCCGCCTTGGCCGGAGTTTTAGCTCGCCCGGGAGTTTTAGCAGCCTTAACCTTGGTTGGCTCTTCTCTTTCCGATACAAGTATTTTGCGAGGACTGGTTAACACCTCACTCTCGAATTCCATCAACTTGATAGGGACTTTTATTTTGCGTCCCGATTTAGAGATACCAGCACCCTCGTCGACCGTGGATGCACTTGGCTTCGGCTCCTTTGGCTCGTCCCGTTTCGGTGTGCCCGCTGGTTCTTTCACTGCTTTTCTGGCCGACGTAATGGTTTTGCGTGAGCGTCTTACCTCTTCCGGCGAAGCTGGGTCTTTTGCCGCTGCCCGCTTTCCGGGTGTACCGGCTGCTTCGGTGTCTTTCTTTGCCCTTGGTGCGGTGGATTTTCTAGTTTCGCTGGGCGATGCACACCCCGCCCGTTCTGGCGAGTCAAGGTGTGCCGGACGCCTCACCTTTCGACCAGATTTCGTGATTGCATCTTTCAAAACAATGTCTTCCACCTTCAGAGGACGCTTTTTCGGCGTCGATTCCGTTTCGGCTGAAagtaaacatacacacacacaattgtgTAACAACTGTTGTACTTTGTGCTCCCATGTGAGGCTGGCAGAAGTACACTCACCCAAACGATTCATCACGGATGCAGCTGACCAAAACGCGGTATTTTATTCCGAAGAAAAGTGTTTGCTCAAACGCACAACCTTACCACCACGCAACACTCTAGCGTTATCGGGAAACGACACTGTTGATGAATGATATGCACTGTTGCTCAATTATGCTATCCGTCACAAGTAACGCGTTCGACGAAACGAAGGCGCAAAAACTATTTGTATGAAGGTAAGGAGCTGTTCTTAAGGCAAAATTTTCTGCTCACTATTCGGTACTACCACCGTAGGCTGGCGTCGTACGTTTGGTCTTTGTTATTTGTCCGTTTTTTTCGTCTGCAGAAATTCGTTTGCAACCGACCAGAGTAGTTGACTAGATTGCCGTCGATGCTCTAGCGCCACATAACGGTGTTACGTATGTCAAAGTGACAATGTCGCATCGTTTGAATTATTTCAACACAACCGTTATTTTTAATGctcatataaataaataaataaacataataaatgTTTCAGTAGAACCGTAAGACAGCGATTATCTAAATCTATGGAAATATAGTACAcagttatttatgttttattgtacTATTTAAAATATTGCATTGTAGAGTTTTCATAAGTTAAAGTGAATCAATTTacgtttatttttcattctatAGAGATAGGCTGTTTTTGTTCTATCTTCATCTTTGACCTAAAGAGCATTGTATACTCAATATGAAATAATGGTTATGAgatatgatgcttgaaatacGCGCCAAATTGCATGTTTTCCCCAAACACATCGTCCAAGGCGGGCTTCTACGGTAACGCATAAAAACGTTACGAGGCGTTACGTAGATTCCAGCAATTGCCAAATTCGAAAAGTAACGACACCACAGCTGTCAAATTGCACCAGACAGCAAATCGCAGCAGACAGCGAGCAGAACAAGCGTGGAAAAAACGTGGATTGCGGTGTAGGAAAACGATCATCGTGAAGAGTCCTAATTGTATCGTAAAATTTCGTTTGTGAAGTGAAAGATTCGTTAATTGGTTGTGCTGTAAGtgtggaaaacaaacattcaaccATGAATCAGGACGAGGAAGTTCCAACGAGAGGTAAGCGCGGGTTCCTTTCAAGTGCAAAGTCTTGCCGGCAGAGCAGGAAGCGCTgatggttgtgtttttccaaTCTTTTCAGTGACTCGTGGTGCTCTTCGTCGGCGTTCGGTTGACCAGGAAGCTACCCCGCAGAAGCCGGCCGGCGCAGCCACCGGTGGTACGCCAAAGAAATCAGCCAGCACCACGAAGAAAGTTAATGCCTTGAATGCGATACAGGAGACCGAAGGCCGTCCGTCTACACCGACTGTGGGGCGCAATACGCGCCGTCGTATGTCGGAGACGTCAGATACCCCAACAATCTTGCCCAACAAGCTGGTGCAGAATCTGAAGGAAGCTGAAATCGGTGCCGAACCGGGTCGACGTTCGCGTAATACATCTCTCACGGAGGAGAACTTGAACGAGCTGAACGCTGCATATGAGGGAGCCAGCAGTGTGTTGCCAACCCGTTCACGTACGCCAGCCCGCCTCCGGGCGTCGAACGAAGCTCTGGCCTCAATGAACTCTCCACAACCGGCTGTACGTCGCTCCACTCGTCGCAACAGTGTCACCTCCGATGACGGTTCCGTACAGTCGCTTCCTGTCACTACCCCGAAGCTTACTTCCGGTTTGCGTGTGCTGAAGGATGACACCATCATCGAAGAGGACGCCAGTGATGATCGAGCTGAATCGGTATCATCGGAGGCATCGACGCGAACTACCCGACGCCAGTCGACAGCAGCGAAGAAATCAGCTTCACCCAGTCCTCGTAGAACTGCTGAGAGCCCTGTGAGTAGCGTGAAAACGGATGCAACACCACCTCGCGCAATGAAAACTCCGCGCGTATCATTGTCTCCACTAATGTTGCCCAAAGGGTCGCCACGTTATAAAAACGTTTCCTTCTGTGACGACTCCAAACAGGATGACAGCCATAGTTCTTTCCCCAAAACGCCTACATCGGTGTCGAAGGAAGTTGTCATTGTCGTGAATGATTTACGCAACTCCGATCTCAAAGGAGTGTCGCCGAAAGTGGACAGAGAAGTTAATTTGCCTGGGAAGTCGGAGCCAACTGGGGATCAATTGAAATCAAGTCCTAAGTCTCCGAAGAGCGAGAGTTTCGTAGGCGACTCTGTCCCAGAGATGAAAGCGAACGATGAATCAAGCAGCATTGCAGCCTCTCCCAAACCTGGAAAGGATACGATCGAGCAGCCTAACTCGACCAGCAAGGATAAAATGAATTCTTCATCAACTGTTCTGATTGATAATGGCACTGAGGCAATCGATAGCTCTAATAATGTCAGTGGAATTGAGTTATTGGAGTCGTCTGTGGTGGAAATTTCAGACAGCATAATGGAAGCTAACACCAGTGTCAAAGATACCAGTAGTGTAGCGAACAAATCCACTTCGGAGGGAGAGAAACTTTCACAATCTTGGTCACAATCTGTTCGACGTTCCGCTACCAAGGGCATTGATGAATTCAGCGTCCGAAAGCAGGAAGAACAGGAACGGCTGGAAGAGGAGACAGAAAAGCTTCAAAATGCACCACTGAAATCGCCTTTAAAGTCACGCTCGCCGGCAGCCAAGGCTGCATCAGCCGATGAAAGAATCGATGAAGATAACGACGATGAACTggaagacgaagaagaggCGCAGGATAAAAATGAGTTGTTGGACGACGAGGCGGTAGAAATGGAGGGTTATGAGTCCGGCGATTCGTTGGCCAGCGATTTGAGACGCGAAATGGAGGAAAATGAAATTATGGATCAGGGTGAGGATCTGGGCAGTGAAGATACGGAAGAGAACGATGAacaggaggaggacgaggaagaCGGCAATGACTCGTGGATCGTTTCGTCTGGCGATGAGGCAGAACAGCTGAACGAGGATGAACTGTTGAAGGATACGGAAGATGAAGATCTGCAAACGAAAAACGCTAGTGTGAAGGACaaggaaaaaacgaaaactccCAAACGCCGACGAATTATAGAAATGGTTGATGATAGTGACGAGGACACGAAGGCTTCGGACGAGGAACGCAAGGAAACCGCCAAGTCTCCAAAGAACTTAAGTTCCAAACGTTCGTTAACACCAGTTGGAGGCAAAGAAAATAACACTCCCACCAAAAAATTTAATCTTTCTCAAATCAATGATGCTGTTCAAAACAAGAATCAGGATAAGCTTGCCAATAATACACCAGCTAAAAACGATACCTCAATGGAATCCTCCACCGATGAGCAGCAAGTGGGTAATGGTAATGAGACCATGCTTCCAGCCACACCTGCTCATAAAACGCCCTCAAAGGATACAGGAGCTGCATTGCATTCAGCCACAAAATCATTATCGAATTCAAAGCACGGAAATGGCGAAAAGGAGGTAGCTGCAGAAGATGATGAAAACGATACCAGTGGGAATAGTGAGACAATGTTTCAGGATGCTGAGGATGGTGGGGAAACTGTGCAAAAAAGCGATGATGCGATGGAAAAAGATGTCTCCTTGTCTAAATCACCTACAAAGTCTGTCATTGCATCTCGCAAAAGTTTTCCGGCTGCTTCTATAACCACGAAGGACGTGATTGGCCGTAAAAGCCTCCCCGCGAATGCTAATATGCAAGCCGCCATCCAGTCTGAAACAGACGAAGGTGGTGAGTCTAGCCAGCCAGACGCGACTCAAAATGATGAAGTGGAAGAAGCAGAAGCTTTGGTGGAGAACGTTGAGGTTGAAAATGCGGAACATGATGATAAAACACAAGCTAAACCTGCGCCAGCCGAATTTACGCTGGATCAACCTGCGGATGAAGCGCCAACAAAACCGGGAAGAAAATCTATGCCCGCCGTACCGCTGATTTCTGCACAGTTTTATATCGGAGCATCGAAGAAACGGGCTACTATTGGTGGTGAGGATGCTCACGTCCAGACGTCAACACCGAAGTCAAATCAATCCCTTTCGGGCAAGGACAAAGGGAAGAAAACGCCAGTAGAAAAGAAGGCCACCACTGCGAACGGAGGATCAACAGTGTTAAATCCATTTGCCCAGGCCAAGAATAAGGCAAGATTGTCGTTGGATTCGGGAGCAGGACAACAGAAACCCGAGAAAAAGGATAAACTACGCCGGTCGCTGCCGTCACAGTTCGTGGAAGAGCCGATGGAGGTTGATGAAGCACCGATGAATGAGAACGTTGCAGAAAAACCATCAAAACCAGACGATGATAAGGAGATGAATGACGAAGTGGAGATTGTGGAGAACCAAGAACCAGAGAACGGCAAACAACAGTCCAAGGCgccaaaaccaaaacgaaaGGCTCTTGAAGATTACGATCTTGCTAACATATTATCTCGCTGCAACGAGGTCATTCGTGAGGACAAAGAGCGTAAGAGGGAGGTTGCGTCCGCAATTCGTAAGAAAAAGGTAAGATAAAATGGCGTTTGTATTAGTatgactgttttgtttgtttttccggtGTCTAATTTCATAACAATTTTCATCCAAACAGGAAGAGAAAAAGCGTCAGCGCGAGTTGGAGAAGCAGGAAGAACTCGAGGCGGTCAAGGCTgcagctgccgctgccgctgctgctggtgctgctgctgctgctggttccgGGGGTACAACAAACGTTGATGATGGTGGCTTAAACAGCAGTACAACCGGTAACGATTCCCTCAGCCAGGGTGGAGAGGgcttaaagaagaaaaagaagagaaagccCAAGGTAAAGAACTATCTGTTGGAGGAGCTGGCTGAAACGAAAAAGGAACGGTTGGAGCAGGCGCTGCGTCACAAGCTGGAAGTAATCGAGCGCCGTAAGCAGCGTAAGAAGGAGCGCCAGCTTGAGCAACAGAAACAGTTGGAcaaagaaaatggaaacgcAACGGGCACAAGCGGCGGCATCGGAGCAAAGctggaaaaaattaaaaagaaacaaaaagctaAATCAAACCAGGAATCCAGTGACAAATCAAAGAATCCACCGGTACGCGTAGCTCTGTCGGCGTTCGCGGTGTTTAATCAATTGCAGAATCATCCAGAACAGGTACAATCTTTGGaagataaaacacaaaaatcagaaaaatcaGAGCTGATGGCACCAGCAGTAGAAAAGAAACAGCACAAGAAATCACCCAAGAAGGAGGAAGCTTCTGATCCACAACCAGAAGCTAAAGAAGCTGCCAAGACAGATAAGGTTGCTGTCGCTGATGAGAAAGCAAAGCAAGCGAATCCCCTTAAAGACTCCGAACAAactaagaagaaaaagcgaaCGGAACGTCAACTCGATGGATCCGGTCCGTCTTTCTCCGATGAGAAAATATCAAGCACGGATGTCGTCGTAGCAGCTTCTACGAAGAAGGCGACGCCGGCAGTTCAAACTCAGTCCGAGTCGAGTGTTGTAAAGAGCGATAGCAAAATCAATCCTCTCCTATCAAAATCTGCCAGTGATGGATTGGTGCAGGAAGTCGAGAAGctgacgaaaaaacaaaaacgcaaattAGCAGCAATGGAAACGACACCAACAAATCCGCAAAAAGACGTTACGCCCGAGGATGTCCCCGCCAAGGAGATGAAAGCGTCTAGCTTTGAAGAAGCTCAGACAAACTCTGTCGGTGCTAAGCGTAAGGAAAAGATGCGAAATCAAACGATGGTGGAGTCGGATACAGTtccaaagcaaaagaaaaacaaaaaacaaactactCAGAACGGACATGCAGAAGATCACAGTAGTAACTTGGCTGGCGCAAAGTCAGCAAGTGCCATGCATGAGAACCACACAGATGGCCAAGAAGTGgtagagaagaaaaagaaaaaagcgaaaaaacatCATGCAGTACAGCCAAAGATCGACACGGACCAAGATCATAGCACGGTTGACCAATCgcgcaaacaaacagctatcCTGGAGCGAGAATCCACCACGACAGCATCTGCCGTGCCGACTAAGAAGCGCAAGCGAGAACAGACTGACAGTCCTGCTGCAACAGTCGCATCAACACCGCGTCCGGCGAAACACACTAAGTTGCGCGTTCTGCAGCGTATTGAAAGCGGCGGCTTCTTCGAAGAAAACGTGACACCCGACAAGATACGGCTGAAGCGTAACTTTGGCTTCCAGGAGCAGCAGGCTACACCAGCCAAGCAGCTTGGCTTCAGAGTCTCTTCCCTTCTGCCGACCGATCAGAATGAGCTGCGGGCCGTGGCGTCGTCGTCCAAAACGCATACTCTGGACGGACGGATGAAGTCAAAGCACGGAGGTTCTGTCCTATCTGGACCGCCGAGCCGTAGCCTTCCGCTTCCGGT comes from the Anopheles coluzzii chromosome 2, AcolN3, whole genome shotgun sequence genome and includes:
- the LOC120949834 gene encoding serine/arginine repetitive matrix protein 2, encoding MNRLAETESTPKKRPLKVEDIVLKDAITKSGRKVRRPAHLDSPERAGCASPSETRKSTAPRAKKDTEAAGTPGKRAAAKDPASPEEVRRSRKTITSARKAVKEPAGTPKRDEPKEPKPSASTVDEGAGISKSGRKIKVPIKLMEFESEVLTSPRKILVSEREEPTKVKAAKTPGRAKTPAKAAVSTNAGEDEAKQRKTPGRRAKSVVPDEPEAEKKSVALAARTPRRKAATALFGDEAADALRPESPVPELQSLPKTPGKRAAKSLMGGSAVKTLRTDSPPTAEPIPPKTPGRLGRPKAVAVDKDGKSGSETDAKDNIKAAPTPGRRAGRSTINVAAKLSREESPTLELVVPKTPGRRVGKSVVNVLHAESAIVEQVAPKTPGRRKMDAVVDTENDLSEVNVSKRVTKTPGRRLDKKEKLLSEEQISDTDSTCSASHKPDSVIQKDPSLASEESMSRSGRKIKPKRVFGFEMTMEPTVSDGKALNDSRRKRKVDSTDEASIETILSPTKKKNTGSASAKVETPKQSSGLDSVAESVQIENTPDGTVSRSGRKIKPKKMFGFEDGDSDSFVHITGSSSPTLIDEKMDETSGVDGTVQKHASETAKTNATGTPSKSVPLSAKIAKKASTLPVEIDPQQVKERKKNDFITRRGVDDHHHSSDQTDCVQIGTEPVILRTSIGFGKPTTAKEMPLVESAKLKGDAKATESVTPKRDKTVEDGSSSRSGRKIIPKKFFDTDDVPSSGRKSKVAVPSAQGKLPVLTPEEGETEQATPSVEQEIAAEGSVSLQMEIAGDSAVKGEAGGDSVSVEGVSAEETNVYVGTKQAEEPNVVTKETLESGIDTATKLETEYETPPAPVDEEQQQIGKGKEQEDCFKDGDSVSRADIVEVGMDSKKQEDEINAQEEKPEHNVESIAPVETNESPSSQQTDTAPVISDEQPNRPDGEASGETGDILSSDKIDNVISEAERSESTIKQHVEGEGAALIETSLEQQNKETSTVEKTLESITNSATDNEMNTTNDCKTVPENNVDESAPNAVVEEPGSERVSEGVPTANVISKVATPEDDEMLANTSFGGIEYLEDQVNNIAECIKSPSPTHEASYASMLEESTDHSSNPSTVTMPAVNEMNETFSPVKPNQVSSSSGVPVIDITADTPRPVVAVAAAATAAATPRTPESISAVQASADKCSPDKPPEIIEIMDSPAVAAFCNEKNTELLRSEKGGSVTSTPKLVVSLDEEAHETHEELQRAGRKRSLSTSAVDTTMKRNVTFHSPANSTVLVETIDERLVQKSLQGQQQQERAEGNESSHGTSIGEKLRKPRKRSLSEHKSSDLKRNNKISKLPNFKNIHANHFNRMESIADFMKRKETRAKHILASASPATKIPARPVAATNDSSTAEAPLSGKKEASSSTTKPFLFKSAGGGGIPVPSAGLFVSGIKGAPSTSTAVKAPSAADRHVPSTTTATSTTAKKPIRSDADKMANRLKQFQATFKPKHIAPDTSAASAGASGAAITSAVGGHPVEQLRSKQLKILKGVRTNRRFELQMKHRDQQQ
- the LOC120953412 gene encoding zinc finger CCCH domain-containing protein 13-like, with translation MNQDEEVPTRVTRGALRRRSVDQEATPQKPAGAATGGTPKKSASTTKKVNALNAIQETEGRPSTPTVGRNTRRRMSETSDTPTILPNKLVQNLKEAEIGAEPGRRSRNTSLTEENLNELNAAYEGASSVLPTRSRTPARLRASNEALASMNSPQPAVRRSTRRNSVTSDDGSVQSLPVTTPKLTSGLRVLKDDTIIEEDASDDRAESVSSEASTRTTRRQSTAAKKSASPSPRRTAESPVSSVKTDATPPRAMKTPRVSLSPLMLPKGSPRYKNVSFCDDSKQDDSHSSFPKTPTSVSKEVVIVVNDLRNSDLKGVSPKVDREVNLPGKSEPTGDQLKSSPKSPKSESFVGDSVPEMKANDESSSIAASPKPGKDTIEQPNSTSKDKMNSSSTVLIDNGTEAIDSSNNVSGIELLESSVVEISDSIMEANTSVKDTSSVANKSTSEGEKLSQSWSQSVRRSATKGIDEFSVRKQEEQERLEEETEKLQNAPLKSPLKSRSPAAKAASADERIDEDNDDELEDEEEAQDKNELLDDEAVEMEGYESGDSLASDLRREMEENEIMDQGEDLGSEDTEENDEQEEDEEDGNDSWIVSSGDEAEQLNEDELLKDTEDEDLQTKNASVKDKEKTKTPKRRRIIEMVDDSDEDTKASDEERKETAKSPKNLSSKRSLTPVGGKENNTPTKKFNLSQINDAVQNKNQDKLANNTPAKNDTSMESSTDEQQVGNGNETMLPATPAHKTPSKDTGAALHSATKSLSNSKHGNGEKEVAAEDDENDTSGNSETMFQDAEDGGETVQKSDDAMEKDVSLSKSPTKSVIASRKSFPAASITTKDVIGRKSLPANANMQAAIQSETDEGGESSQPDATQNDEVEEAEALVENVEVENAEHDDKTQAKPAPAEFTLDQPADEAPTKPGRKSMPAVPLISAQFYIGASKKRATIGGEDAHVQTSTPKSNQSLSGKDKGKKTPVEKKATTANGGSTVLNPFAQAKNKARLSLDSGAGQQKPEKKDKLRRSLPSQFVEEPMEVDEAPMNENVAEKPSKPDDDKEMNDEVEIVENQEPENGKQQSKAPKPKRKALEDYDLANILSRCNEVIREDKERKREVASAIRKKKEEKKRQRELEKQEELEAVKAAAAAAAAAGAAAAAGSGGTTNVDDGGLNSSTTGNDSLSQGGEGLKKKKKRKPKVKNYLLEELAETKKERLEQALRHKLEVIERRKQRKKERQLEQQKQLDKENGNATGTSGGIGAKLEKIKKKQKAKSNQESSDKSKNPPVRVALSAFAVFNQLQNHPEQVQSLEDKTQKSEKSELMAPAVEKKQHKKSPKKEEASDPQPEAKEAAKTDKVAVADEKAKQANPLKDSEQTKKKKRTERQLDGSGPSFSDEKISSTDVVVAASTKKATPAVQTQSESSVVKSDSKINPLLSKSASDGLVQEVEKLTKKQKRKLAAMETTPTNPQKDVTPEDVPAKEMKASSFEEAQTNSVGAKRKEKMRNQTMVESDTVPKQKKNKKQTTQNGHAEDHSSNLAGAKSASAMHENHTDGQEVVEKKKKKAKKHHAVQPKIDTDQDHSTVDQSRKQTAILERESTTTASAVPTKKRKREQTDSPAATVASTPRPAKHTKLRVLQRIESGGFFEENVTPDKIRLKRNFGFQEQQATPAKQLGFRVSSLLPTDQNELRAVASSSKTHTLDGRMKSKHGGSVLSGPPSRSLPLPVWTSSGVFIESSVDDNGNTDGKQRKLQQGSNHKPDTGYIQLKGQGKADFRLKTLRPGPATEKPHRVDPSTTEQSVLNFKRKQLLEKTAHLREKKKSNRV